In the Salarias fasciatus chromosome 13, fSalaFa1.1, whole genome shotgun sequence genome, one interval contains:
- the synpo2la gene encoding synaptopodin 2-like protein isoform X2 yields MVAEEVIITLSGGAPWGFRLQGGVEHQKPLQVAKVRKRSKACRAGLQEADELVSINEQPCGTLSHAQAMNLIDSSPGILHIRVKRAPVGFQSVVLMTRAPSPRIDKEYRAALRAMSPTNPHHAPVREVHRSRSSLTSGLTSPPGSEAYYGRTSPEGGETSEMSGYDSAPDAQVNTRLLEGRGGDGNGGGGLPGVARREVIYQPPGPGMWSSQTSTETSSIISSADDQGPRDGGQEEDSGFLEPANVPLVSPERAKEALMLSSRSQLVPMVGPVNNPIDEELTTTYMEKAKQAKLNRGDTLQDKHVKEAKSKCRTIASLLTDAPNPHSKGVLMFKKRRQRSKKYTLTSFGSVDEDTCRDSQEEDGAFPGSESEFDEDGFSAAPDPTWDSDYLDMLEKRATAGTEGRGDGVEDAPSPGLSNTAGKGAQLFEQQRKRVAEHAKKAEAAKPQVPPQSQEQSQMYQLHPEIQPQMQSNLQPQPVTSPSTQPVLSPAPGSVAVAAHGVLNGDPSNAAVSSISMVMAPPPVAPKPTTASVTVVPSPVIPAETPLPEQPASGVLNRTARPFTPGFISIRAATAPVTFRPSVAKAPQRPVSSAIVPPPFSTASELTINTSPIVSQFPHGPPPVYSPPFSVPTSSFAPAPEIYPPGFSSSAETIQASPPVSALHQTLFATVTPPSASSTQPIPPAPLVYVPVPPKIQSPGSIDPVTSVPLLQGPAPQLPPPQLSIAPITQVSAVSQPETVPSTPVPGPGGRTGILLEARRRGGKPKPMFNVPEIKKNSPNPDLLNMVQNLDDRSVRYKQGQPDEPFYDGGDEESFEAGTGRMPPPVAPKPRVIHEVPKIIQAGGKGAQLFAKRQSRMGMYVVDTPPQTPYQQEVAPHNTVQFLDPSQSSTLPSQWKYSPNVRAPPPIGYNPLLAPSIPTGPQKDTSKPDIRGKGGSQREGIKALDFMRRQPYQLNSAMFSYGGSAANLSAMPSYQAQQGNYAMVGSSLTSPRQIPVKTARVYEVKRFSTPTPMSAPTLTPKVIAPRSATTLGERLTHSGMTSPPPVEAPLLTPAATPISPPSQPMGLPSLPKFAAAPIPNLVPPSAPTPYTPVSYTGGLQTAKQFQSAPELSIITSLPPLKSNPIQAPKPHFVATKGGVQPHVWRPGAM; encoded by the exons ATGGTGGCTGAGGAAGTGATAATTACATTGTCCGGTGGAGCACCATGGGGCTTTCGTCTCCAGGGAGGCGTGGAACATCAGAAACCACTCCAGGTGGCTAAG GTACGTAAACGCAGCAAGGCATGCAGGGCCGGACTGCAGGAGGCTGATGAGCTGGTGTCCATCAACGAACAACCATGTGGAACGCTTTCTCACGCCCAAGCCATGAACCTCATTGACAGCTCCCCTGGAATATTACACATCCGGGTCAAAAG AGCGCCTGTTGGTTTTCAGTCTGTGGTGCTTATGACTCGAGCCCCATCTCCACGTATAGATAAAGAATACAGAGCAGCTCTTCGAGCTATGTCACCAACAAACCCTCATCATGCACCTGTCCGTGAGGTGCACCGCAGCCGCTCCTCCCTGACCAGTGGTCTGACTTCTCCGCCTGGCAGTGAGGCGTACTATG GGCGAACCTCTCCTGAGGGTGGCGAGACATCAGAGATGAGCGGTTATGACAGTGCTCCTGATGCACAAGTTAACACCCGTTTGTTGGAAGGACGAGGGGGAGATGGAAATGGTGGAGGGGGGCTGCCTGGTGTGGCAAGAAGGGAGGTGATTTACCAACCACCGGGTCCAGGAATGTGGTCCTCCCAGACATCAACTGAGACTTCCTCCATCATCTCCTCAGCAGATGACCAGGGTCCACGAGACGGAGGGCAGGAAGAGGATAGTGGCTTTTTAGAGCCTGCTAATGTGCCTCTGGTGTCCCCTGAGAGGGCTAAAGAAGCTCTGATGCTGAGCTCCCGCAGCCAGCTTGTGCCCATGGTGGGTCCTGTAAATAATCCCATTGACGAGGAGCTTACAACAACATACATGGAAAAGGCCAAGCAAGCCA AACTGAACCGGGGAGATACGCTTCAAGACAAGCATGTAAAAGAAGCCAAAAGCAAGTGTCGAACAATTGCATCGCTGCTGACAGACGCTCCCAATCCTCACTCCAAGGGTGTGCTGATGTTCAAGAAGAGAAGACAACGCTCCAAGAAGTACACCCTGACAAGTTTTGGAAGTGTTGATGAAGACACGTGCCGTGATTCTCAAGAGGAAGATGGTGCATTTCCTGGCAGTGAATCTGAGTTTGATGAGGATGGCTTCTCAGCAGCTCCAGACCCAACTTGGGACAGTGACTACCTGGATATGCTGGAGAAAAGAGCGACTGCAGGCACTGAAGGACGGGGAGATGGAGTAGAGGATGCTCCAAGTCCAGGTTTGAGTAACACTGCAGGTAAGGGTGCCCAGCTGTTCgagcagcagagaaagagagttGCTGAGCATGCAAAGAAGGCAGAGGCAGCCAAACCTCAAGTTCCTCCACAATCTCAGGAACAGTCCCAGATGTATCAGTTGCATCCAGAAATACAACCACAAATGCAATCGAACCTTCAGCCTCAGCCGGTGACATCACCATCCACACAACCAGTGCTATCTCCAGCTCCAGGTTCAGTTGCTGTTGCAGCCCATGGAGTGCTTAACGGAGATCCATCCAACGCTGCAGTCAGCTCAATCAGCATGGTTATGGCTCCTCCACCTGTCGCACCTAAACCAACCACTGCCTCAGTGACTGTTGTACCCAGTCCTGTAATACCAGCTGAAACTCCATTGCCCGAACAACCAGCAAGTGGTGTTCTCAACCGAACAGCACGTCCTTTTACCCCTGGTTTCATCAGCATTCGAGCTGCTACTGCCCCAGTAACTTTCAGACCATCTGTCGCAAAGGCGCCTCAACGACCTGTGTCATCTGCTATTGTGCCACCACCATTCTCCACTGCCTCTGAACTTACTATTAATACTTCACCAATAGTTTCCCAATTTCCCCATGGTCCTCCCCCAGTGTATTCTCCACCATTCTCAGTACCTACTAGCTCCTTTGCTCCAGCACCAGAAATCTACCCTCCAGGCTTTTCCAGCTCTGCTGAAACAATTCAGGCATCACCACCAGTAAGTGCTCTTCATCAAACTCTATTTGCAACTGTGACTCCACCATCTGCATCTTCAACACAACCAATCCCACCAGCACCATTGGTCTATGTCCCTGTTCCTCCAAAAATCCAAAGTCCAGGCTCAATTGATCCAGTCACCTCAGTACCTTTACTTCAAGGCCCAGCTCCACAGCTACCTCCACCACAATTGTCTATAGCACCAATAACTCAAGTGTCAGCAGTTTCCCAGCCTGAAACTGTACCCTCAACCCCTGTTCCTGGTCCAGGAGGGCGCACAGGAATTTTACTAGAGGCCAGGCGGCGTGGTGGAAAACCCAAACCTATGTTCAATGTGCCAGAGATTAAAAAGAACTCCCCCAACCCTGATCTCTTGAATATGGTGCAGAACTTAGATGACAGGTCTGTTAGATATAAACAGGGCCAACCTGATGAGCCTTTCTATGATGGAGGTGATGAAGAATCTTTTGAGGCCGGAACAGGGAGAATGCCTCCACCAGTGGCGCCCAAACCTCGCGTCATCCATGAAGTGCCAAAAATTATTCAAGCAGGGGGAAAAGGAGCTCAATTGTTTGCTAAAAGGCAAAGTCGCATGGGTATGTATGTGGTGGACactcctcctcagaccccttACCAACAGGAAGTTGCACCACATAATACAGTCCAATTCCTTGACCCTTCTCAAAGTTCTACCCTTCCATCTCAGTGGAAATACTCCCCCAATGTCCGTGCACCTCCTCCCATTGGGTACAATCCACTTTTGGCCCCATCAATTCCTACTGGACCTCAGAAGGATACAAGCAAGCCAGATATCCGAGGAAAAGGAGGCTCCCAAAGAGAGGGGATTAAGGCTCTGGATTTCATGAGAAGACAGCCTTATCAGCTCAACTCTGCCATGTTCAGTTATGGAGGCAGTGCTGCTAATCTGTCAGCCATGCCTTCCTACCAGGCACAGCAGGGTAACTATGCTATGGTTGGTAGCTCATTAACCTCACCTCGACAGATCCCTGTCAAAACAGCTCGTGTCTATGAGGTCAAGCGATTCTCAACACCTACACCCATGTCAGCTCCCACTCTGACTCCTAAAGTCATTGCACCTCGATCAGCCACAACCCTTGGAGAACGTTTGACTCATTCTGGCATGACTTCTCCACCTCCTGTTGAAGCCCCTCTTTTAACACCAGCAGCAACACCAATCTCACCTCCCTCCCAGCCAATGGGACTGCCCAGCCTCCCGAAGTTCGCTGCGGCTCCTATTCCAAACCTTGTGCCACCATCAGCCCCTACACCCTATACTCCAGTATCATACACCGGTGGGCTCCAGACAGCCAAGCAATTCCAGAGTGCTCCTGAGCTCAGTATCATTACCTCCTTGCCTCCACTCAAATCAAACCCCATTCAGGCACCTAAACCACATTTCGTTGCCACTAAAGGAGGTGTTCAACCCCATGTCTGGAGGCCAGGGGCAATGTGA
- the synpo2la gene encoding synaptopodin 2-like protein isoform X1: MVAEEVIITLSGGAPWGFRLQGGVEHQKPLQVAKVRKRSKACRAGLQEADELVSINEQPCGTLSHAQAMNLIDSSPGILHIRVKRAPVGFQSVVLMTRAPSPRIDKEYRAALRAMSPTNPHHAPVREVHRSRSSLTSGLTSPPGSEAYYGETDSDADVAGYERQRRQKRRSPSNSNPAKPTGRTSPEGGETSEMSGYDSAPDAQVNTRLLEGRGGDGNGGGGLPGVARREVIYQPPGPGMWSSQTSTETSSIISSADDQGPRDGGQEEDSGFLEPANVPLVSPERAKEALMLSSRSQLVPMVGPVNNPIDEELTTTYMEKAKQAKLNRGDTLQDKHVKEAKSKCRTIASLLTDAPNPHSKGVLMFKKRRQRSKKYTLTSFGSVDEDTCRDSQEEDGAFPGSESEFDEDGFSAAPDPTWDSDYLDMLEKRATAGTEGRGDGVEDAPSPGLSNTAGKGAQLFEQQRKRVAEHAKKAEAAKPQVPPQSQEQSQMYQLHPEIQPQMQSNLQPQPVTSPSTQPVLSPAPGSVAVAAHGVLNGDPSNAAVSSISMVMAPPPVAPKPTTASVTVVPSPVIPAETPLPEQPASGVLNRTARPFTPGFISIRAATAPVTFRPSVAKAPQRPVSSAIVPPPFSTASELTINTSPIVSQFPHGPPPVYSPPFSVPTSSFAPAPEIYPPGFSSSAETIQASPPVSALHQTLFATVTPPSASSTQPIPPAPLVYVPVPPKIQSPGSIDPVTSVPLLQGPAPQLPPPQLSIAPITQVSAVSQPETVPSTPVPGPGGRTGILLEARRRGGKPKPMFNVPEIKKNSPNPDLLNMVQNLDDRSVRYKQGQPDEPFYDGGDEESFEAGTGRMPPPVAPKPRVIHEVPKIIQAGGKGAQLFAKRQSRMGMYVVDTPPQTPYQQEVAPHNTVQFLDPSQSSTLPSQWKYSPNVRAPPPIGYNPLLAPSIPTGPQKDTSKPDIRGKGGSQREGIKALDFMRRQPYQLNSAMFSYGGSAANLSAMPSYQAQQGNYAMVGSSLTSPRQIPVKTARVYEVKRFSTPTPMSAPTLTPKVIAPRSATTLGERLTHSGMTSPPPVEAPLLTPAATPISPPSQPMGLPSLPKFAAAPIPNLVPPSAPTPYTPVSYTGGLQTAKQFQSAPELSIITSLPPLKSNPIQAPKPHFVATKGGVQPHVWRPGAM, translated from the exons ATGGTGGCTGAGGAAGTGATAATTACATTGTCCGGTGGAGCACCATGGGGCTTTCGTCTCCAGGGAGGCGTGGAACATCAGAAACCACTCCAGGTGGCTAAG GTACGTAAACGCAGCAAGGCATGCAGGGCCGGACTGCAGGAGGCTGATGAGCTGGTGTCCATCAACGAACAACCATGTGGAACGCTTTCTCACGCCCAAGCCATGAACCTCATTGACAGCTCCCCTGGAATATTACACATCCGGGTCAAAAG AGCGCCTGTTGGTTTTCAGTCTGTGGTGCTTATGACTCGAGCCCCATCTCCACGTATAGATAAAGAATACAGAGCAGCTCTTCGAGCTATGTCACCAACAAACCCTCATCATGCACCTGTCCGTGAGGTGCACCGCAGCCGCTCCTCCCTGACCAGTGGTCTGACTTCTCCGCCTGGCAGTGAGGCGTACTATGGTGAGACTGACAGTGATGCAGACGTTGCGGGTTATGAGAGGCAACGCAGACAGAAACGCCGCAGCCCAAGTAACTCCAATCCTGCGAAACCAACAGGGCGAACCTCTCCTGAGGGTGGCGAGACATCAGAGATGAGCGGTTATGACAGTGCTCCTGATGCACAAGTTAACACCCGTTTGTTGGAAGGACGAGGGGGAGATGGAAATGGTGGAGGGGGGCTGCCTGGTGTGGCAAGAAGGGAGGTGATTTACCAACCACCGGGTCCAGGAATGTGGTCCTCCCAGACATCAACTGAGACTTCCTCCATCATCTCCTCAGCAGATGACCAGGGTCCACGAGACGGAGGGCAGGAAGAGGATAGTGGCTTTTTAGAGCCTGCTAATGTGCCTCTGGTGTCCCCTGAGAGGGCTAAAGAAGCTCTGATGCTGAGCTCCCGCAGCCAGCTTGTGCCCATGGTGGGTCCTGTAAATAATCCCATTGACGAGGAGCTTACAACAACATACATGGAAAAGGCCAAGCAAGCCA AACTGAACCGGGGAGATACGCTTCAAGACAAGCATGTAAAAGAAGCCAAAAGCAAGTGTCGAACAATTGCATCGCTGCTGACAGACGCTCCCAATCCTCACTCCAAGGGTGTGCTGATGTTCAAGAAGAGAAGACAACGCTCCAAGAAGTACACCCTGACAAGTTTTGGAAGTGTTGATGAAGACACGTGCCGTGATTCTCAAGAGGAAGATGGTGCATTTCCTGGCAGTGAATCTGAGTTTGATGAGGATGGCTTCTCAGCAGCTCCAGACCCAACTTGGGACAGTGACTACCTGGATATGCTGGAGAAAAGAGCGACTGCAGGCACTGAAGGACGGGGAGATGGAGTAGAGGATGCTCCAAGTCCAGGTTTGAGTAACACTGCAGGTAAGGGTGCCCAGCTGTTCgagcagcagagaaagagagttGCTGAGCATGCAAAGAAGGCAGAGGCAGCCAAACCTCAAGTTCCTCCACAATCTCAGGAACAGTCCCAGATGTATCAGTTGCATCCAGAAATACAACCACAAATGCAATCGAACCTTCAGCCTCAGCCGGTGACATCACCATCCACACAACCAGTGCTATCTCCAGCTCCAGGTTCAGTTGCTGTTGCAGCCCATGGAGTGCTTAACGGAGATCCATCCAACGCTGCAGTCAGCTCAATCAGCATGGTTATGGCTCCTCCACCTGTCGCACCTAAACCAACCACTGCCTCAGTGACTGTTGTACCCAGTCCTGTAATACCAGCTGAAACTCCATTGCCCGAACAACCAGCAAGTGGTGTTCTCAACCGAACAGCACGTCCTTTTACCCCTGGTTTCATCAGCATTCGAGCTGCTACTGCCCCAGTAACTTTCAGACCATCTGTCGCAAAGGCGCCTCAACGACCTGTGTCATCTGCTATTGTGCCACCACCATTCTCCACTGCCTCTGAACTTACTATTAATACTTCACCAATAGTTTCCCAATTTCCCCATGGTCCTCCCCCAGTGTATTCTCCACCATTCTCAGTACCTACTAGCTCCTTTGCTCCAGCACCAGAAATCTACCCTCCAGGCTTTTCCAGCTCTGCTGAAACAATTCAGGCATCACCACCAGTAAGTGCTCTTCATCAAACTCTATTTGCAACTGTGACTCCACCATCTGCATCTTCAACACAACCAATCCCACCAGCACCATTGGTCTATGTCCCTGTTCCTCCAAAAATCCAAAGTCCAGGCTCAATTGATCCAGTCACCTCAGTACCTTTACTTCAAGGCCCAGCTCCACAGCTACCTCCACCACAATTGTCTATAGCACCAATAACTCAAGTGTCAGCAGTTTCCCAGCCTGAAACTGTACCCTCAACCCCTGTTCCTGGTCCAGGAGGGCGCACAGGAATTTTACTAGAGGCCAGGCGGCGTGGTGGAAAACCCAAACCTATGTTCAATGTGCCAGAGATTAAAAAGAACTCCCCCAACCCTGATCTCTTGAATATGGTGCAGAACTTAGATGACAGGTCTGTTAGATATAAACAGGGCCAACCTGATGAGCCTTTCTATGATGGAGGTGATGAAGAATCTTTTGAGGCCGGAACAGGGAGAATGCCTCCACCAGTGGCGCCCAAACCTCGCGTCATCCATGAAGTGCCAAAAATTATTCAAGCAGGGGGAAAAGGAGCTCAATTGTTTGCTAAAAGGCAAAGTCGCATGGGTATGTATGTGGTGGACactcctcctcagaccccttACCAACAGGAAGTTGCACCACATAATACAGTCCAATTCCTTGACCCTTCTCAAAGTTCTACCCTTCCATCTCAGTGGAAATACTCCCCCAATGTCCGTGCACCTCCTCCCATTGGGTACAATCCACTTTTGGCCCCATCAATTCCTACTGGACCTCAGAAGGATACAAGCAAGCCAGATATCCGAGGAAAAGGAGGCTCCCAAAGAGAGGGGATTAAGGCTCTGGATTTCATGAGAAGACAGCCTTATCAGCTCAACTCTGCCATGTTCAGTTATGGAGGCAGTGCTGCTAATCTGTCAGCCATGCCTTCCTACCAGGCACAGCAGGGTAACTATGCTATGGTTGGTAGCTCATTAACCTCACCTCGACAGATCCCTGTCAAAACAGCTCGTGTCTATGAGGTCAAGCGATTCTCAACACCTACACCCATGTCAGCTCCCACTCTGACTCCTAAAGTCATTGCACCTCGATCAGCCACAACCCTTGGAGAACGTTTGACTCATTCTGGCATGACTTCTCCACCTCCTGTTGAAGCCCCTCTTTTAACACCAGCAGCAACACCAATCTCACCTCCCTCCCAGCCAATGGGACTGCCCAGCCTCCCGAAGTTCGCTGCGGCTCCTATTCCAAACCTTGTGCCACCATCAGCCCCTACACCCTATACTCCAGTATCATACACCGGTGGGCTCCAGACAGCCAAGCAATTCCAGAGTGCTCCTGAGCTCAGTATCATTACCTCCTTGCCTCCACTCAAATCAAACCCCATTCAGGCACCTAAACCACATTTCGTTGCCACTAAAGGAGGTGTTCAACCCCATGTCTGGAGGCCAGGGGCAATGTGA